The Acidobacteriota bacterium sequence TTGCACCCACGGGGTTCTTGTAAAACCCCCTGTAGAAATACAGGGCCGTGGCGAAGTTGCCCACCTGCCGCTGGAATCGCAGTGCTGTCTCTGCGTTTTCAAATCTCGATGGCGGCCTCGGCGGCTCGAAATAGAATGTGTCGTCGGCTCCCGTGCCGACGATACCCGGAGCCCACGGCGCGGCCGGAAACGGGCTGTAATAGCTGAGCCGCCGCCCGGTCGGCAGGCGATTGGGCTCGAAGTTCGGCGTCCAGACGGCGTTGACGTTTCCCAGCGGGTGGTAGTACTCGACGCGAACCGCGTTCTGAGGGGCTTTCAGGTACTGATCATCCCTCCCGATGAAGAACGACCGGTAGTCCTTGGCGAAAACGTCGTTTATGAATATGAGGTCGCCGGTTCCCCAGGTGAGGACCTGGCGGCCTATCTTGAAGTCGAAGTTGTCACCGAGCACGAATTTGAGGTATCCCTCGCGCAACTCCCAATCCAACCGGCTGGAGTCGGCGCCATCGTACACGAAATCCAGGCGGCCGAAAAACTCGCCCGCGTCGCCGAAATGTTCCGCGCGGAGCTGCAAACGCGTTTCCGAGGCCGTGTATTCGGTCGACGTGGGATTGTCCTTGTCCAGGCGGCCGCCGTAGAGCCCCTGCAAAAATCCGCCCCAGGTCACGTCGGCCCGGGAAACACCCGTCAGCACGAGGATCAGAGCAAACATTACCGCTGCTATCTGTTTCACCTGCCACCTCCACCGGTTACTTGATGAACTTGCGCGGAGGGTTCTTGAGGTATCGCTCCGTGAACAGGTCGTCCGGAACGTCCTGGTTGTAGGCGATCTTTGAGAACGTCACGACGGTCTTGCTGCCCTTCTTGAGATCCTCCATACTGCGCGCCGTGACCGTCAGGATACCGTCGACCTCCTCGATCTTCTCCGCCGTAAAGACCCGGGTCATGGTACCGTTCTTGTCGAAGTACTCCTCCTTGAGCGGCAGGTATGTGTTCTTGTCGATATAGGAGATCTTGCGGCTGAACCCGTTGTAGGGTTGATTGGGTATTGACTCGATGACAAAGACCGTGGTGCCGTTCAGCTCGGCCTCGCCCGTCAGCGTATGGCTGTCTTCGGTCCAGTGGCGCCCGGAGACGTCTTCGTAGGAGAAATCGGACCCGACGAAGCTCGAGTTCTTGTCGTCGGCGGAGATCGGTTTTATCAGGTCGACGGCCGGAACGTAGATCCATCTCATGTCGTTGCCGTCGGACGTCTTGTGGACCATGAAGGTAAGCCGGGCAACGTCGGACGGTTTCCTGAAGTACGTGTAGTATTTCTGGTTGCCGCCTTCCTCCACGTCAAGGCGCAGCATGGTGAATTCGCGGCGACGCTCCTTGCCCCTCTTGTCCGTGATGGTCATGGTCACGTCGGCAGTGCCGTCATCACCCGCGTAGTAGTAGGCGAGGTGGGATTTTTCCATGATCCCGGCTGCATCCTCGGCTGACGCGGCCAGCGCAAAGACTACGACGGCCATCAGCGAGCTTGTTAAGTAGCGAGTCAGGTTTCTCATCGTTTCCATCCTTTTCTTATTTGTCACGTGTTATTGATTCTCGGTTTTCAGGGCCTTGGCGCTCGATGGCTCAGCCGTCACGGCGCGGACCGGCACGGCGAAGAGCGATTTGCTGAAGGTGCGGGCTATCGCCGGCAGAAGCAGCATGGTCACCAGACCGGAGATGACCATAATGGCGAGGAAGAAGGAACCGACCGTGATATACGGCACCAGCGTGGAGAAGAGCATGGGCACGAAACCGATGGCGATGACCAGCACGTTCCGGCCGATCGCCCTGCCGGCCCCCTCGAATATCTCACGGAAGGACTCCCTGAAGTCCTTCGTGC is a genomic window containing:
- a CDS encoding DUF1302 family protein; protein product: MKQIAAVMFALILVLTGVSRADVTWGGFLQGLYGGRLDKDNPTSTEYTASETRLQLRAEHFGDAGEFFGRLDFVYDGADSSRLDWELREGYLKFVLGDNFDFKIGRQVLTWGTGDLIFINDVFAKDYRSFFIGRDDQYLKAPQNAVRVEYYHPLGNVNAVWTPNFEPNRLPTGRRLSYYSPFPAAPWAPGIVGTGADDTFYFEPPRPPSRFENAETALRFQRQVGNFATALYFYRGFYKNPVGAMTVDGRLTPYYPRLNVYGASARGAVWQGVLWIEGGYFDSREDRCGGNPLIPNSAATAMIGYERQIAANLTVNAQWQIDWMTDYDKFAAQQPAGLFVRDEFRHLVTSRLTRLLMDENLSLSAFAFFSPTDKDAYIRLRLGYKHTDEIALAVGGNIFGGSHENTEFGQFQKNDNAYLKVTYGF
- a CDS encoding outer membrane lipoprotein-sorting protein, encoding MRNLTRYLTSSLMAVVVFALAASAEDAAGIMEKSHLAYYYAGDDGTADVTMTITDKRGKERRREFTMLRLDVEEGGNQKYYTYFRKPSDVARLTFMVHKTSDGNDMRWIYVPAVDLIKPISADDKNSSFVGSDFSYEDVSGRHWTEDSHTLTGEAELNGTTVFVIESIPNQPYNGFSRKISYIDKNTYLPLKEEYFDKNGTMTRVFTAEKIEEVDGILTVTARSMEDLKKGSKTVVTFSKIAYNQDVPDDLFTERYLKNPPRKFIK